In Deinococcus proteolyticus MRP, a single genomic region encodes these proteins:
- a CDS encoding HU family DNA-binding protein — MNKGKVAKAELAARISEQTGLSRKQAGDVVASAVGLMVDALKQGRTVGLPNLGTFSISQTSQRQGVRPGTTERITIPAGKKVRFKISTGLRDQL, encoded by the coding sequence AGCAGAACTGGCTGCCCGTATCAGCGAGCAGACTGGCCTGTCGCGCAAGCAGGCCGGCGACGTGGTGGCCTCGGCCGTGGGCCTGATGGTGGACGCTCTCAAGCAGGGCCGCACGGTGGGTCTGCCCAATCTGGGCACCTTCAGCATTTCTCAGACCTCCCAGCGCCAGGGCGTGCGCCCCGGCACCACCGAGCGCATCACCATTCCTGCCGGGAAAAAGGTGCGCTTCAAGATTTCTACCGGCCTGAGAGACCAGCTCTGA